From the Hevea brasiliensis isolate MT/VB/25A 57/8 chromosome 15, ASM3005281v1, whole genome shotgun sequence genome, one window contains:
- the LOC110631538 gene encoding COP1-interacting protein 7-like: MTWPNHLPQCMHNFQGHVFQQMPPYQGYLFPGMQVPPPYFQGNMLWPPKVDDSSLGHDWEPDGNKKHKSSSRNKKSSHEKGLETSNPVDSTEPSDSSSDTESDDNLQNGEKQSSVEQVRRKKSSTKVVIRNINYTTSKRDGEKGSMSDETSDEDEFIDGEALKQQVEEAVGSLERRHKSTSRHNKKSNRSIIDCSNDEDNKNLPIILGDKKEMNSKCLP, encoded by the coding sequence ATGACATGGCCAAACCATCTTCCTCAATGCATGCACAATTTTCAAGGACATGTATTTCAACAAATGCCCCCATATCAAGGCTACCTTTTTCCTGGTATGCAAGTCCCCCCTCCATATTTTCAAGGGAATATGCTGTGGCCTCCAAAAGTGGATGATTCTAGCCTCGGGCATGACTGGGAACCAGATGGTAATAAAAAGCATAAATCATCATCCAGGAATAAGAAGTCGTCACATGAAAAAGGACTGGAAACTTCAAACCCTGTTGATTCCACTGAACCTAGTGATTCCAGCTCAGACACCGAATCAGATGACAATTTGCAGAATGGCGAAAAGCAGTCTTCAGTTGAGCAGGTACGAAGGAAGAAGTCCTCTACAAAGGTGGTCATCCGCAATATTAATTACACTACTTCTAAGAGGGATGGAGAGAAGGGCAGCATGTCTGATGAGACATCTGATGAGGACGAATTCATTGATGGAGAAGCTCTCAAGCAGCAGGTGGAGGAAGCTGTTGGTTCATTGGAAAGAAGACATAAATCAACCTCACGTCATAATAAGAAATCAAATCGCAGCATTATAGATTGTTCAAATGACGAAGATAATAAGAATCTGCCAATAATCCTGGGGGACAAAAAGGAAATGAACAGTAAGTGCCTCCCATAA